In Kitasatospora viridis, the following are encoded in one genomic region:
- a CDS encoding purine-cytosine permease family protein yields the protein MSTAESRLTATTPPEAEQSQATKETLEDYTLRFAPRSYRRWTPIVVATTALGGIAYLADFSIGAGIGLAHGTGNALVAIAVAAAVIFVTGLPLAYYGARYNIDLDLITRGSGFGYYGSVLTSVIFASFTFIFFALEGSIMAQGLKLGLGLPLWLGYAVSTLMVIPLVIYGMKALSKLQVWTTPVWLVLMVAPLVYLIAHDPGTVDRFLSYAGTDGGKGGGGGVNTASVLLGAGVCLSLIAQIGEQIDYLRFMPPKTEANKRSWWAAVLMAGPGWVVLGALKQAIGVFLAVYIIAKVGAGAAPEPIQQFKGAFGAMLPSWLVVPLAVILVVISQIKINVTNAYSGSLAWTNSFTRVSKRYPGRLVFVLVNLGFSLALMEADMFSFLNSILSFYSNCAIAWVVTVATDIGVNKYLLKLSPLQPEFRRGMLHAVNPVGVVAFTAASGLSIAMYFHALGDTLQPYSPVAAAVIAFVLTPLMAVVTKGRYYLRRTDDGIAWPLLDTEGNPSAVVLGCHVCHQSYERPDLTACATHEALVCSLCLSTDKAGDHVLPAA from the coding sequence ATGAGCACCGCCGAGTCACGTCTGACAGCGACCACACCACCCGAGGCAGAGCAGAGCCAGGCGACGAAGGAGACCCTGGAGGACTACACCCTGCGCTTCGCGCCCCGCAGTTACCGCCGCTGGACCCCGATCGTCGTGGCGACCACCGCGCTCGGTGGCATCGCCTACCTGGCCGATTTCTCCATCGGGGCCGGCATCGGCCTGGCGCACGGCACCGGCAACGCGCTCGTGGCGATCGCCGTGGCCGCGGCGGTCATCTTCGTCACCGGCCTCCCGCTCGCCTACTACGGCGCCCGCTACAACATCGACCTCGACCTGATCACCCGCGGCTCCGGCTTCGGCTACTACGGCTCGGTGCTGACCAGCGTCATCTTCGCCAGCTTCACCTTCATCTTCTTCGCGCTCGAAGGCTCGATCATGGCCCAGGGCCTCAAGCTCGGGCTCGGTCTGCCCCTGTGGCTGGGCTACGCGGTCTCCACCCTGATGGTGATCCCGCTGGTGATCTACGGCATGAAGGCGCTCAGCAAGCTCCAGGTGTGGACCACGCCGGTCTGGTTGGTGCTGATGGTCGCCCCGCTGGTCTACCTGATCGCCCACGACCCCGGCACCGTCGACCGCTTCCTCTCCTACGCCGGCACCGACGGCGGGAAGGGCGGCGGGGGCGGGGTCAACACCGCCTCGGTGCTGCTCGGCGCCGGCGTCTGCCTCTCGCTGATCGCGCAGATCGGCGAGCAGATCGACTACCTGCGCTTCATGCCGCCCAAGACCGAGGCCAACAAGCGCAGTTGGTGGGCGGCCGTGCTCATGGCCGGCCCCGGCTGGGTGGTCCTCGGCGCGCTGAAGCAGGCGATCGGCGTCTTCCTCGCCGTCTACATCATCGCCAAGGTCGGCGCGGGCGCCGCCCCGGAGCCGATCCAGCAGTTCAAGGGCGCCTTCGGCGCGATGCTGCCGTCCTGGCTCGTCGTGCCGCTCGCCGTGATCCTGGTGGTGATCAGCCAGATCAAGATCAACGTCACCAATGCCTACTCCGGCTCGCTGGCCTGGACGAACTCCTTCACCCGGGTCAGCAAGCGCTACCCCGGACGGCTGGTCTTCGTGCTGGTCAACCTCGGCTTCTCGCTCGCCCTGATGGAGGCCGACATGTTCAGCTTCCTCAACAGCATCCTGAGCTTCTACTCCAACTGCGCGATCGCATGGGTCGTCACCGTCGCCACCGACATCGGCGTCAACAAGTACCTGCTGAAGCTCTCCCCGCTCCAGCCCGAGTTCCGGCGCGGGATGCTGCACGCCGTCAACCCGGTCGGCGTGGTGGCCTTCACCGCCGCCTCGGGCCTGTCGATCGCCATGTACTTCCACGCCCTCGGCGACACCCTGCAGCCGTACTCGCCGGTGGCCGCCGCCGTCATCGCCTTCGTGCTCACCCCGCTGATGGCGGTCGTCACCAAGGGCCGGTACTACCTGCGCCGCACGGACGACGGCATCGCCTGGCCCCTGCTCGACACCGAGGGCAACCCCAGCGCGGTCGTCCTCGGCTGCCACGTCTGCCACCAGTCCTACGAGCGCCCCGACCTGACGGCCTGTGCCACCCACGAGGCGCTCGTCTGCTCGCTGTGCCTGAGCACCGACAAGGCCGGCGACCACGTGCTGCCCGCTGCCTGA
- the uca gene encoding urea carboxylase: MFDTLLVANRGEIACRILRSAHALGLRTVAVYSDADRTAPHVRMADEAVRLGPAPAADSYLRADLLLEAALATGAGAIHPGYGFLSENASFAAAVEAAGLVFVGPTPAQLEVFGAKHTARAAALAAGVPLLPGSGLLADEAAALRAARTVGYPVMLKATGGGGGIGMRACAGPGELREAFAQVTRLAQGSFGDGGVFLERYVDGARHVEVQVFGDGAGGIAVLGDRDCSLQRRNQKVLEEAPAPDLPSPIRNQLHTAARELCASVDYRSAGTVEFVYDPGRQEAYFLEVNTRLQVEHPVTEETHGIDLVAWMLRLARGETGFLEEPVPRGHAVEARIYAEDPALAHRPSSGLLTRVRFPDGVRVDGWAETGQVISTAYDPMIAKIIATGGTRAEALDRLAQALADTRIDGVETNLGLLRAACQAPEVRAARHTTATLTGLTDPRPRIDVVRGGAQTTVQDWPGRTGYWEVGIPPGGPMDDRSFRLGNTAVGNPEGAPGLECTLEGAALRFSHPQVVCVTGARTEVLVDGQPVEQWQPIELTAGQILDVGTPKGPGMRTYVLVRGGLDAPDYLGSAATFTLGAFGGHAGRALRTGDVLRPAPPAPDAPAPAAVPAADRPHFTTHWRIAVSEGPHPAPDFLTRDGLRTVYRTDWKVSAQSARTGVRLIGPRPEWARPDGGEAGLHPSNVHDTAYSVGAVNFTGDTPAILGPDGPSLGGFACPVTIVRAERWKTGQLRPGDTVRFVPVSEATADTLRRAPALLTLPTNAGPDGDDGVLARRPATDTTPEVTYRRGAEDNLLVEYGPMTLDLALRMRVHALAQHLHALRPAGLIDITPGVRSLHLHTDPDVLPLRTLLGLLQEAEDHLPATAELTVPSREVHLPLSWDDPTVQEAIARYTASVRDDAPWNPSNIEFIRRINGLDSVDDVRKAVFAAQYLVLGLGDVYLGAPAATPLDPRHRLVTTKYNPARTWTAEGGVGIGGAYLCVYGMESPGGYQLIGRTVPVWGGLRPPRSFADGRPWLLRFFDRIIWHPVSPEELLDLRADLTAGRTALDIRPGTFSLTEHERFLRENADSIAAFRARQAAAFEAERQAWEKAGEFAPREAPEAVTQDAASLALEPGSILVEAPLSSTVWKIEAQPGTRVAPGRPLLVLEAMKMEVVVRATTHGVVTDVLVTPGQQIDAGVPLAVVMEALAEEETA, encoded by the coding sequence GTGTTCGACACCTTGCTGGTAGCCAACCGCGGCGAGATCGCCTGCCGCATCCTGCGCAGCGCACACGCCCTCGGGCTGCGCACGGTGGCGGTCTACTCCGACGCCGACCGCACCGCCCCGCACGTCCGGATGGCCGACGAGGCCGTCCGGCTCGGCCCGGCACCCGCCGCCGACAGCTACCTGCGCGCCGACCTGCTGCTGGAGGCGGCCCTGGCCACCGGCGCGGGCGCGATCCACCCCGGCTACGGCTTCCTCTCCGAGAACGCCTCCTTCGCCGCCGCAGTCGAGGCGGCCGGCCTGGTCTTCGTCGGCCCCACCCCGGCCCAGCTGGAGGTCTTCGGCGCCAAGCACACCGCCCGGGCCGCCGCGCTCGCGGCCGGCGTGCCCCTGCTGCCCGGCAGCGGCCTGCTCGCCGACGAGGCCGCGGCACTGCGCGCGGCGCGGACGGTCGGCTACCCGGTCATGCTCAAGGCCACCGGCGGCGGAGGCGGCATCGGGATGCGGGCCTGTGCCGGACCGGGCGAGCTGCGGGAGGCCTTCGCCCAGGTCACCCGCCTGGCGCAGGGCAGCTTCGGTGACGGCGGCGTCTTCCTGGAGCGCTACGTCGACGGTGCCCGCCACGTCGAGGTGCAGGTCTTCGGCGACGGCGCTGGCGGGATCGCCGTGCTCGGCGACCGCGACTGCTCCCTCCAGCGCCGCAACCAGAAGGTCCTGGAGGAAGCCCCCGCACCGGACCTCCCTTCGCCGATCAGGAACCAACTCCACACGGCGGCACGGGAGCTGTGCGCGTCGGTCGACTACCGCTCGGCCGGCACCGTCGAATTCGTCTACGACCCCGGGCGCCAGGAGGCGTACTTCCTGGAGGTCAACACCCGCCTCCAGGTCGAACACCCGGTCACCGAGGAGACCCACGGCATCGACCTGGTCGCCTGGATGCTGCGCCTGGCCCGCGGCGAGACCGGCTTCCTCGAAGAACCGGTCCCGCGCGGCCACGCGGTCGAGGCCCGGATCTACGCCGAGGACCCCGCCCTCGCCCACCGGCCCAGCTCCGGCCTGCTGACCCGGGTCCGCTTCCCCGACGGCGTCCGCGTCGACGGCTGGGCCGAGACCGGGCAGGTGATATCCACGGCGTACGACCCCATGATCGCCAAGATCATCGCGACCGGCGGCACCCGCGCCGAGGCCCTCGACCGCCTCGCACAGGCCCTGGCCGATACCAGGATCGACGGCGTGGAGACCAACCTCGGCCTGCTCCGCGCGGCCTGCCAGGCGCCCGAGGTGCGGGCCGCCCGGCACACCACCGCCACGCTCACCGGTCTCACCGACCCGCGCCCGCGCATCGACGTCGTGCGCGGCGGCGCGCAGACCACCGTGCAGGACTGGCCCGGGCGCACCGGCTACTGGGAGGTCGGCATCCCGCCCGGCGGGCCGATGGACGACCGTTCGTTCCGCCTCGGGAACACCGCCGTCGGCAACCCCGAGGGCGCGCCGGGCCTGGAGTGCACGCTGGAGGGAGCGGCCCTGCGCTTCTCCCACCCGCAGGTCGTCTGCGTGACCGGCGCACGCACCGAGGTCCTGGTCGACGGACAGCCCGTCGAGCAGTGGCAGCCAATCGAACTGACGGCTGGTCAGATCCTGGATGTGGGCACCCCGAAGGGCCCCGGCATGCGGACCTACGTCCTGGTGCGCGGCGGCCTCGATGCGCCCGACTACCTCGGCAGCGCCGCCACCTTCACCCTCGGCGCCTTCGGCGGCCACGCCGGCCGGGCGCTGCGCACCGGCGACGTCCTGCGCCCCGCTCCGCCCGCCCCCGACGCCCCGGCCCCGGCCGCGGTGCCGGCGGCGGACCGCCCGCACTTCACCACCCACTGGCGGATCGCGGTCAGCGAAGGCCCGCACCCCGCACCGGACTTCCTCACCCGCGACGGCCTGCGCACCGTCTACCGGACGGACTGGAAGGTCTCCGCCCAGTCCGCCCGCACCGGCGTCCGGCTCATCGGCCCGCGCCCCGAATGGGCCCGGCCCGACGGCGGCGAGGCCGGCCTGCACCCCTCCAACGTCCACGACACCGCCTACTCCGTCGGCGCGGTCAACTTCACCGGCGACACGCCCGCCATCCTCGGCCCCGACGGCCCCAGCCTCGGCGGCTTCGCCTGCCCCGTCACCATCGTCCGCGCCGAGCGCTGGAAGACCGGACAGCTGCGCCCCGGCGACACCGTGCGCTTCGTCCCCGTCAGCGAGGCGACCGCCGACACCCTGCGCCGCGCCCCCGCCCTGCTCACCCTCCCGACGAACGCCGGCCCGGACGGCGACGACGGCGTCCTCGCCCGCCGCCCCGCCACCGACACCACCCCGGAGGTGACCTACCGGCGCGGCGCCGAGGACAACCTGCTGGTCGAGTACGGTCCGATGACGCTCGACCTGGCGCTGCGCATGCGCGTCCACGCCCTCGCCCAGCACCTGCACGCACTGCGCCCGGCGGGGCTCATCGACATCACCCCGGGCGTGCGCTCGCTGCACCTGCACACCGACCCCGACGTGCTGCCCCTGCGCACCCTGCTCGGCCTGCTCCAGGAGGCGGAGGACCACCTCCCCGCCACCGCCGAACTGACCGTGCCCAGCCGGGAGGTCCACCTCCCGCTCTCCTGGGACGACCCCACCGTCCAGGAGGCCATCGCCCGCTACACCGCCTCGGTCCGCGACGACGCGCCCTGGAACCCCTCCAACATCGAGTTCATCCGCCGCATCAACGGCCTGGACAGCGTGGACGACGTGCGGAAGGCCGTCTTCGCCGCCCAGTACCTGGTGCTCGGCCTCGGCGACGTCTACCTCGGCGCCCCCGCCGCCACCCCGCTCGACCCGCGCCACCGCCTGGTCACCACCAAGTACAACCCGGCCCGCACCTGGACCGCCGAGGGCGGGGTCGGCATCGGCGGCGCCTACCTGTGCGTCTACGGCATGGAGAGCCCCGGCGGCTACCAGCTCATCGGCCGCACCGTCCCCGTCTGGGGCGGCCTGCGCCCACCCCGCTCCTTCGCGGACGGCCGGCCCTGGCTGCTGCGCTTCTTCGACCGCATCATCTGGCACCCGGTGAGCCCCGAGGAACTCCTCGACCTGCGCGCCGACCTGACCGCCGGGCGCACCGCCCTGGACATCCGCCCCGGCACCTTCTCCCTCACCGAGCACGAGCGGTTCCTGCGCGAGAACGCCGACAGCATCGCGGCCTTCCGCGCCCGCCAGGCCGCCGCCTTCGAGGCGGAACGCCAGGCGTGGGAGAAGGCGGGGGAGTTCGCCCCCCGCGAGGCGCCCGAGGCCGTCACCCAGGACGCTGCTTCACTGGCCCTGGAGCCGGGCAGCATCCTGGTCGAGGCGCCGCTCAGCTCGACCGTGTGGAAGATCGAGGCCCAGCCGGGCACCCGCGTCGCACCCGGCCGGCCGCTCCTGGTGCTGGAGGCCATGAAGATGGAGGTCGTGGTCCGCGCCACCACCCACGGCGTCGTCACCGACGTCCTCGTCACCCCCGGACAGCAGATCGACGCCGGCGTCCCGCTGGCCGTCGTCATGGAAGCCCTTGCAGAAGAGGAAACCGCGTGA
- the atzF gene encoding allophanate hydrolase — MTTQTPTVSCAERVVDAYRRIAEADRPEIWITLRPETNVLMQARELDRRIAAGAELPLAGTLVAVKDNIDVAGLPTTAACPGYAYTPGSSAPAVQRLLDAGALVLGKTNLDQFATGLVGTRSPHGPVRNALRPEKISGGSSSGSAVAVALGLTDIALGTDTAGSGRVPAALNGIVGLKPTLGLVPTAGVVPAARSYDAVTVFARTLTEAQRALAVMIGPDEGDPLSRSWPDDVRLSAPEHPRLAIPGEEDLAPLSPAARAAFHTAVKQLEAAGAETTVIDVEPLLQAARLLYDGALVAERYAAVGEFIARDPSAADPTVAAIILAAAELPAHALAADQERLDEYKALARRLLSGYDALLLPTTTEHPDIAAVQADPVAVNSRLGTYTNFVNLLDLAAVAVPAGEADGSPFGVSVITRAFEDQPALDIAARLTGEQASTPLPGNGVDLVVFGAHLRGQPLNHQLTETGARYAGEVSTATAYRLAALPTDPPKPGLVRVGPGAGGSITGERWTLAPAALGRFLAALPAPMSLGRIELADGSWVLGFQCDPHTASAGTDITHHGDWRSYLASGAS; from the coding sequence GTGACCACCCAGACCCCGACCGTCAGTTGTGCCGAGCGCGTCGTCGACGCCTACCGGCGGATCGCCGAAGCCGACCGGCCCGAGATCTGGATCACCCTGCGCCCCGAGACCAACGTGCTGATGCAGGCCCGCGAGCTGGACCGGCGGATCGCCGCCGGGGCCGAACTGCCGCTGGCCGGAACGCTGGTGGCCGTCAAGGACAACATCGACGTGGCCGGCCTGCCCACCACCGCCGCCTGCCCCGGCTACGCCTACACGCCGGGCAGCTCGGCGCCCGCCGTGCAACGGCTGCTCGACGCGGGCGCGTTGGTGCTCGGCAAGACCAACCTGGACCAGTTCGCCACCGGCCTGGTCGGCACCCGCAGCCCGCACGGCCCCGTCCGCAACGCGCTGCGCCCCGAGAAGATCTCCGGCGGCTCCAGCTCCGGATCGGCGGTCGCCGTCGCCCTGGGCCTCACCGACATCGCGCTGGGCACCGACACCGCCGGCTCCGGCCGGGTGCCCGCCGCGCTCAACGGGATCGTCGGCCTCAAGCCCACGCTCGGACTGGTCCCCACCGCCGGAGTCGTCCCCGCCGCCCGCTCCTACGACGCCGTCACCGTCTTCGCCCGTACCCTCACCGAGGCCCAGCGGGCGCTGGCCGTGATGATCGGCCCCGACGAGGGCGACCCGCTCAGCCGCAGCTGGCCGGACGACGTACGCCTGTCGGCCCCGGAGCACCCACGCCTCGCGATCCCCGGGGAGGAGGACCTCGCGCCGCTCTCGCCGGCCGCGCGGGCCGCCTTCCACACGGCCGTCAAGCAGCTGGAGGCCGCCGGCGCCGAGACCACCGTCATCGACGTCGAACCCCTGCTGCAGGCCGCCCGGCTGCTCTACGACGGAGCACTCGTCGCCGAACGCTACGCCGCGGTGGGCGAGTTCATCGCCCGCGACCCGTCTGCCGCCGACCCCACCGTGGCCGCGATCATCCTCGCCGCCGCCGAACTGCCCGCCCACGCACTGGCCGCCGACCAGGAACGCCTCGACGAGTACAAGGCGCTCGCCCGCCGCCTGCTGTCCGGCTACGACGCGCTGCTGCTGCCGACCACCACCGAGCACCCCGACATCGCCGCCGTCCAGGCCGACCCCGTCGCCGTCAACTCCCGCCTGGGCACCTACACCAACTTCGTCAACCTGCTCGACCTCGCCGCCGTCGCCGTCCCGGCCGGGGAGGCCGACGGCAGCCCCTTCGGCGTCAGCGTCATCACCCGCGCCTTCGAGGACCAGCCCGCCCTCGACATCGCCGCCCGCCTCACCGGTGAGCAGGCGTCAACTCCGCTGCCCGGCAACGGAGTCGACCTCGTCGTCTTCGGCGCCCACCTGCGCGGCCAGCCGCTCAACCACCAGCTCACCGAGACCGGCGCCCGCTACGCGGGGGAGGTGAGCACGGCCACCGCGTACCGTCTCGCCGCGCTGCCCACCGACCCGCCGAAGCCCGGTCTGGTGCGGGTCGGCCCGGGCGCTGGCGGGTCGATCACCGGCGAGAGGTGGACCCTCGCACCCGCCGCGCTCGGCCGGTTCCTGGCCGCGCTGCCCGCGCCCATGTCGCTGGGGCGGATCGAACTCGCGGATGGCAGCTGGGTGTTGGGGTTCCAGTGCGACCCGCACACCGCGTCCGCCGGGACGGACATCACCCACCACGGCGACTGGCGCAGCTACCTCGCGAGCGGCGCGTCCTGA
- a CDS encoding cation:dicarboxylate symporter family transporter yields MPEAAVLEASAPASVPARNRATAVLLSPFAQVVAATGLGILVGTLWPAGAHSLKALGDAFLAAIRAVISPLVFCVVVLGIAKAGDVKTVGRIGVKALIWFEALSTVALLLGLLAGNLVEPGHGFAGGHPKLDAAAVTKQTGGAQLPGFAGFLLSLVPTSAVGAFADNQLLQVLLLAVLCGAAIGHLGQTRTPLVLQLVDQAGQVVFRVVGYVMKLAPLAAFGSAAYLIGQYGISVLSSYGALIACCYGAALLFVVGLAVLLKAFTGLSLWRFLVYTRSEFSLAVATASSEIVLPRMMQKLRDAGAGEAPTGLVLPTGYSFNLDGASIYLSVATLFMAQALDVHLSLGQQVTIVLMLMLTSKGMAGVPGSAFLALSATAAAVNAFPPGAVALVLAADRLMDTMRVVTNLLGNCVATFVVARWEGLLDTGRAKAALAAAPVHATRAG; encoded by the coding sequence ATGCCCGAAGCAGCTGTGCTCGAAGCATCCGCGCCCGCGTCCGTGCCGGCCCGAAACCGGGCCACGGCCGTGCTGCTGTCACCGTTCGCCCAGGTCGTCGCGGCCACCGGGCTCGGGATCCTGGTGGGAACCCTGTGGCCGGCCGGCGCCCACTCCCTCAAGGCGCTCGGTGACGCCTTCCTCGCCGCGATCCGGGCGGTCATCTCGCCGCTGGTCTTCTGCGTCGTGGTGCTGGGGATCGCCAAGGCGGGCGACGTCAAGACCGTCGGACGGATCGGCGTCAAGGCGCTGATCTGGTTCGAGGCCCTCAGCACGGTCGCGCTGCTGCTCGGTCTGCTCGCCGGCAACCTCGTCGAACCCGGCCACGGCTTCGCCGGCGGGCACCCGAAGCTCGACGCCGCCGCCGTGACCAAGCAGACCGGCGGCGCCCAACTACCGGGCTTCGCGGGCTTCCTGCTCAGCCTGGTGCCGACCAGCGCGGTCGGGGCCTTCGCCGACAACCAGCTGCTGCAGGTGCTGCTGCTGGCCGTGCTCTGCGGGGCGGCGATCGGACACCTGGGCCAGACCCGCACCCCGCTGGTCCTGCAACTGGTTGATCAGGCCGGTCAGGTGGTCTTCCGGGTCGTCGGGTACGTGATGAAGCTCGCGCCGCTCGCCGCCTTCGGCTCCGCCGCCTACCTGATCGGCCAGTACGGCATATCGGTGCTCTCCTCGTACGGCGCCCTGATCGCCTGCTGCTACGGGGCGGCACTGCTGTTCGTGGTGGGCCTGGCCGTGCTGCTCAAGGCGTTCACCGGACTCAGCCTGTGGCGCTTCCTCGTCTACACCCGGTCCGAGTTCTCGCTCGCGGTGGCGACGGCGTCCAGCGAGATCGTGCTGCCGCGGATGATGCAGAAGCTGCGCGACGCGGGCGCCGGCGAGGCGCCGACCGGGCTGGTGCTGCCGACCGGCTACTCCTTCAACCTCGACGGAGCGTCGATCTACCTCTCGGTGGCGACACTGTTCATGGCGCAGGCGCTCGACGTGCACCTGTCGCTGGGTCAGCAGGTCACGATCGTGCTGATGCTCATGCTCACCAGCAAGGGCATGGCCGGCGTCCCGGGCTCCGCGTTCCTGGCCCTGTCGGCGACCGCCGCCGCCGTGAACGCCTTCCCACCGGGCGCGGTGGCGCTGGTGCTCGCTGCGGACCGCCTGATGGACACCATGCGCGTGGTCACCAACCTGCTCGGCAACTGCGTCGCGACCTTCGTGGTGGCCCGCTGGGAGGGACTGCTGGACACCGGCCGCGCCAAGGCCGCGCTCGCCGCCGCCCCGGTGCACGCCACACGGGCGGGCTGA
- a CDS encoding aldo/keto reductase, whose amino-acid sequence MQHITLNNGVRMPILGFGVYQIPADETERAVTEALAAGYRLLDTAAAYGNEEAVGRAIKNSGVPRQELFVTTKLWVQDAPAQDNTRRAFETSLTKLGLDQVDLYLMHQPYGDVYGQWRAMEAVNREGLARAIGVANFHPDRLLDLLLNNETAPAVNQIETHPFFQRTADHTLMREHGVRHQAWGGFAEGRNGLFTHPVLAGIGEAHGKSVAQVVLRWLVQRDIVTIPKSVNPDRMAQNIDVFDFELTDGQLSAIAALDTGATLFFDHHDPEMVAWLSKRRLDG is encoded by the coding sequence GTGCAGCACATCACCTTGAACAACGGCGTCCGGATGCCGATCCTCGGCTTCGGCGTCTACCAGATCCCGGCCGACGAGACCGAGCGTGCCGTCACCGAGGCCCTCGCCGCCGGCTACCGGCTGCTGGACACCGCCGCGGCCTACGGCAACGAGGAGGCGGTGGGCCGCGCGATCAAGAACAGCGGAGTCCCCCGCCAGGAGCTGTTCGTCACCACCAAGCTGTGGGTCCAGGACGCCCCCGCCCAGGACAACACCCGCCGCGCCTTCGAGACCTCGCTGACCAAGCTGGGCCTCGACCAGGTCGACCTGTACCTGATGCACCAGCCCTACGGCGACGTGTACGGCCAGTGGCGCGCCATGGAGGCCGTCAACCGCGAGGGCCTGGCCAGGGCGATCGGCGTCGCCAACTTCCACCCCGACCGGCTGCTGGACCTGCTCCTCAACAACGAGACCGCCCCGGCGGTGAACCAGATCGAGACCCACCCGTTCTTCCAGCGCACCGCCGACCACACCCTGATGCGCGAGCACGGCGTCCGGCACCAGGCGTGGGGCGGCTTCGCCGAGGGCAGGAACGGCCTGTTCACCCACCCTGTCCTCGCCGGGATCGGCGAGGCGCACGGCAAGTCCGTGGCGCAGGTCGTGCTGCGCTGGCTGGTCCAGCGCGACATCGTCACCATCCCCAAGTCGGTGAACCCGGACCGGATGGCACAGAACATCGACGTCTTCGACTTCGAGCTCACCGACGGTCAGCTGTCCGCCATCGCCGCCCTCGACACCGGCGCGACGCTGTTCTTCGACCACCACGACCCCGAGATGGTCGCCTGGCTCAGCAAGCGCCGTCTGGACGGCTGA
- a CDS encoding aldo/keto reductase, with translation MKHIHLRDLDVSRIGLGTMGMSHAYTGAGTDDDESVRTIHRALELGVTLIDTAEVYGPYINEELVGRALKGRRDQVVLATKFGLITHTGRQGGADSSPANIRAAVEGSLKRLGTDRIDLYYQHRVDPGTPIEETVGALAELVAEGKVRHIALSEAGPETIRRAHAVHPITAVQSEYSLFTRDPEARVLPVLRELGIGFVPFSPLGRGFLTGTIRSTEQFDRNDFRADNPRFAGENFQHNLALADQVAAIAAEIGVTPAQVALAWLLAQGDDIAPIPGTRRVARIEENVAADAVRLTGEQLAALSSLPPAAGDTHTEAQMRMMERG, from the coding sequence GTGAAGCACATCCACCTGCGCGACCTGGACGTCTCCCGCATCGGCCTGGGAACCATGGGCATGTCCCACGCCTACACCGGCGCCGGAACCGACGACGACGAGTCCGTGCGCACCATCCACCGCGCCCTGGAGCTGGGCGTCACCCTGATCGACACGGCCGAGGTCTACGGGCCCTACATCAACGAGGAGCTCGTCGGCCGCGCCCTCAAGGGCCGCCGCGACCAGGTGGTGCTCGCCACCAAGTTCGGCCTCATCACCCACACCGGCCGCCAGGGAGGGGCCGACAGCAGCCCGGCCAACATCCGTGCCGCCGTCGAGGGTTCGCTCAAGCGCCTGGGCACCGACCGCATCGACCTCTACTACCAGCACCGCGTCGACCCGGGCACGCCCATCGAGGAGACCGTCGGGGCCCTGGCCGAGCTGGTCGCCGAGGGCAAGGTCCGGCACATCGCCCTCTCGGAGGCCGGTCCCGAGACCATCCGCCGCGCCCACGCCGTCCACCCGATCACCGCGGTGCAGTCCGAGTACTCGCTGTTCACCCGCGACCCCGAGGCCCGCGTGCTGCCCGTGCTGCGGGAGCTGGGCATCGGCTTCGTGCCATTCTCGCCGCTCGGGCGCGGCTTCCTGACCGGCACGATCCGCTCCACCGAGCAGTTCGACCGGAACGACTTCCGCGCCGACAACCCGCGGTTCGCCGGCGAGAACTTCCAGCACAACCTGGCCCTGGCCGACCAGGTCGCCGCGATCGCCGCCGAGATCGGCGTCACCCCGGCGCAGGTCGCCCTCGCCTGGCTGCTCGCCCAGGGCGACGACATCGCGCCCATCCCCGGGACGCGCCGCGTGGCCCGCATCGAGGAGAACGTCGCCGCCGATGCCGTCCGCCTCACCGGCGAGCAGCTCGCCGCGCTGAGCAGCCTGCCGCCGGCCGCTGGCGACACCCACACCGAGGCGCAGATGCGGATGATGGAACGCGGATGA
- a CDS encoding SDR family oxidoreductase — MSQDKQQGRVAVITGASSGIGAATARSLHAAGYRVALLARRTDRIKALADELGEGALAVSADVTDRDALVAAAERVAQEFGGADVLVNNAGTMLLGPFSAEQRDDYRRMIEVNLLGAITATEVFLDQLKDGGGDIVNISSVAGRVANVGSGVYAATKFGINGWSESLRKELLPDVRVTVIEPGVVATELPTHITHEATRQGAQQLYDVAEVTAEDVAEVITFTLQRPRHLVINEILLRPAGQVQ; from the coding sequence ATGAGCCAGGACAAGCAGCAGGGACGCGTCGCCGTCATCACCGGGGCCTCCTCCGGGATCGGCGCGGCGACCGCGAGGTCCCTGCACGCCGCGGGCTACCGGGTCGCGCTGCTCGCCCGTCGCACGGACCGCATCAAGGCGCTCGCCGACGAGCTCGGCGAGGGTGCGCTGGCGGTCTCCGCCGACGTCACCGACCGGGACGCGCTGGTCGCGGCGGCCGAGCGGGTGGCGCAGGAGTTCGGCGGCGCGGACGTGCTGGTGAACAACGCCGGGACGATGCTGCTCGGGCCGTTCTCGGCCGAGCAGCGCGACGACTACCGCAGGATGATCGAGGTCAACCTGCTGGGCGCGATCACCGCCACCGAGGTGTTCCTCGACCAGCTCAAGGACGGCGGCGGCGACATCGTGAACATCTCCTCCGTCGCCGGCCGGGTCGCCAACGTCGGCAGCGGCGTGTACGCGGCCACCAAGTTCGGCATCAACGGCTGGTCGGAGTCGCTGCGCAAGGAACTGCTGCCCGACGTCCGGGTCACGGTGATCGAACCGGGCGTCGTCGCCACCGAACTGCCCACCCACATCACCCATGAGGCGACCCGTCAGGGCGCCCAGCAGCTCTACGATGTCGCCGAGGTCACGGCCGAGGACGTCGCCGAGGTGATCACCTTCACCCTCCAGCGCCCCCGGCACCTGGTCATCAACGAGATCCTGCTCCGCCCGGCCGGCCAGGTGCAGTGA